From the genome of bacterium, one region includes:
- a CDS encoding ribose-phosphate pyrophosphokinase produces the protein MENIRIFSGRANKPLAEEISSYLGIPLSEIEVSDFADGETYVKIKENVRGADVYVIQPTSPPTNANLMELLIIIDALKRSSARRITAVIPYFGYGRQDRKVEPRVPITSKLAANLITTAGASRILTMDLHAGQIQGFFDIPVDHLFSSPIIIEYLKKKSDELVIVSPDTGGVERARAIAKRLDAGLGIIDKRRPEKNKSEVLNVIGDVSSKNVVIFDDLIDTGGTVVNAASALKKAGAISVCCAVTHPILSGRAQERLEGGEIEEVIVCNTIPIKKLKCKKIRVLSVARLFGEAIKRTNEETSISSLFD, from the coding sequence ATGGAAAATATAAGGATTTTTTCTGGAAGGGCAAATAAGCCATTGGCAGAGGAGATAAGCAGCTATCTTGGAATTCCCCTTTCAGAGATAGAGGTATCAGATTTTGCAGATGGTGAGACATATGTAAAGATAAAGGAAAATGTAAGGGGTGCTGATGTATATGTAATTCAGCCAACCTCGCCTCCTACAAATGCAAATCTTATGGAGCTTTTAATTATCATAGATGCCCTAAAGAGGTCTTCTGCAAGAAGAATTACCGCGGTTATCCCATATTTTGGCTATGGAAGGCAGGATAGAAAGGTTGAGCCAAGGGTTCCTATTACATCAAAGCTTGCCGCAAATCTTATTACCACAGCGGGTGCCTCAAGGATATTAACCATGGATTTACATGCAGGACAGATTCAAGGCTTTTTTGACATTCCCGTAGACCATCTTTTTTCATCCCCTATTATTATTGAATATCTCAAGAAAAAATCTGATGAACTTGTAATTGTCTCACCCGATACAGGTGGTGTTGAAAGGGCAAGGGCAATTGCAAAGAGGCTTGATGCAGGGCTAGGCATTATTGATAAAAGGAGGCCAGAGAAGAATAAATCAGAGGTTTTAAATGTGATTGGTGATGTTTCTTCTAAAAATGTTGTTATCTTTGATGATTTAATTGATACAGGAGGAACCGTGGTAAATGCAGCATCTGCTCTGAAAAAAGCAGGAGCTATCTCTGTCTGTTGTGCGGTTACCCATCCTATTCTTTCGGGGAGAGCACAGGAAAGATTGGAAGGAGGAGAGATAGAAGAGGTTATTGTTTGTAATACAATTCCTATTAAGAAGCTAAAATGCAAAAAGATAAGGGTTTTATCGGTGGCAAGGCTTTTTGGAGAGGCTATAAAGAGGACAAATGAGGAAACCTCTATAAGCTCCTTGTTTGACTAA
- a CDS encoding 50S ribosomal protein L25: MEELKVEERKIGTKGEINKLRRNGFIPGIIYGQDKPNLPIYLSKREFLSILHKGKSPLFSLVIGRKKEYAIVKEKQINPLKNEIIHLDFMRVGLKEKIEVKVGIRAMGTPQGVKEGGVLEQLVYELNIKCPAQSIPEAIDVNVEDLKIGDILHIKDFPEYEGIEILEDKEKIVFSVIPPKVEAPPTEIKEELAEPEVIKKGKKEEEEVEE, from the coding sequence ATGGAAGAATTAAAGGTAGAAGAAAGAAAAATAGGGACAAAAGGAGAGATTAACAAACTAAGGAGGAATGGATTTATTCCAGGGATTATATATGGACAAGATAAACCAAACCTTCCCATCTATCTTTCAAAAAGGGAATTTCTCTCTATATTACACAAGGGAAAAAGCCCCCTATTTTCTCTGGTAATAGGAAGAAAAAAAGAATATGCAATTGTAAAGGAAAAGCAAATAAACCCTTTAAAGAATGAAATTATCCACCTAGATTTTATGAGGGTTGGCTTAAAAGAGAAGATAGAGGTTAAGGTTGGAATAAGGGCAATGGGAACTCCGCAAGGTGTAAAGGAGGGAGGGGTTCTTGAACAGCTTGTCTATGAACTTAATATAAAATGCCCTGCACAAAGCATACCAGAGGCAATTGATGTGAATGTAGAAGACCTAAAAATAGGTGATATACTTCACATAAAAGATTTCCCGGAATATGAAGGAATAGAAATTCTTGAGGATAAAGAAAAAATTGTGTTTTCTGTTATTCCTCCAAAGGTAGAGGCACCACCTACAGAGATAAAAGAAGAATTAGCAGAGCCAGAGGTTATTAAGAAGGGGAAGAAAGAGGAAGAGGAAGTAGAAGAGTAA
- the pth gene encoding aminoacyl-tRNA hydrolase: MILFVGLGNPEPSYKDTRHNLGFKAIDLLSTKTKIGLKKEDNCLIGFGKIEGIDVALAKPLCFMNESGGPIFSIYKKLNPDAMIVIHDDMDITPGRIKIKKGGQSAGHRGILSIIHSFGRDDFLRIRIGIGKPTGNGRDYVLSPPHKEEEKMLEDACNMAADACFMIAKNGIKKAMDKYNAKCKSQNAK; encoded by the coding sequence ATGATTCTTTTTGTAGGATTAGGAAATCCAGAGCCTTCCTATAAAGACACAAGACATAATTTGGGATTTAAGGCAATTGACCTTTTAAGCACAAAAACAAAGATAGGGCTAAAAAAGGAAGATAATTGTCTTATAGGATTTGGAAAAATAGAGGGTATAGATGTAGCCCTAGCAAAGCCCCTTTGTTTTATGAATGAGAGTGGAGGCCCTATTTTCTCTATATATAAAAAATTAAATCCAGATGCAATGATTGTCATTCACGATGATATGGATATTACCCCAGGAAGAATAAAGATAAAAAAAGGAGGTCAATCAGCTGGTCATAGGGGCATTTTATCCATAATCCATAGCTTTGGAAGGGATGATTTTTTAAGGATAAGAATAGGGATTGGAAAGCCAACAGGGAATGGAAGGGATTATGTTCTCTCTCCTCCTCATAAAGAGGAAGAAAAGATGCTTGAGGATGCTTGTAATATGGCAGCTGATGCTTGTTTTATGATTGCAAAAAACGGGATAAAAAAGGCAATGGATAAATACAATGCAAAATGCAAAAGTCAAAATGCAAAATAA